A single window of Rana temporaria chromosome 1, aRanTem1.1, whole genome shotgun sequence DNA harbors:
- the LOC120924923 gene encoding nucleolar protein 16-like — MGKVKKTRKNTYYYNMDRKKLRRRVKKKSAPRIQCDEIRNAWNRSKSLAGNMAQMGLVAR, encoded by the coding sequence atgggAAAGGTGAAGAAGACTCGGAAGAACACGTATTATTATAATATGGATAGGAAGAAGCTGAGGCGCAGAGTGAAGAAGAAAAGTGCTCCGAGGATCCAATGTGATGAGATCAGAAATGCCTGGAATCGCTCAAAATCACTGGCTGGAAACATGGCTCAGATGGGCTTGGTTGCACGGTGA